A genomic window from Fusarium verticillioides 7600 chromosome 5, whole genome shotgun sequence includes:
- a CDS encoding fimbrin, which translates to MSTGPTPPSAGGGVVAQRTGGHASKGSVGGKIQVQGSNANITHTINEDERTEFTRHINAVLAGDADIDSRLPFPTDTFEMFDECKDGLVLAKLINDSVPDTIDERVLNIPGRKIKNLNAFHMSENNNIVIESAKGIGCSVVNIGAGDIIEVREHLILGLIWQIIRRGLLGKIDIKLHPELYRLLDEDETLEQFLRLPPEQILLRWFNYHLKAANWPRTVKNFSSDVKDGENYSVLLAQIGPEYGVTRAPLQKQDLHERAEAVLQEADKLGCRKFLTPKSLVAGNPKLNLAFIANLFNNHPALDPITEEEKLEVEDFDAEGEREARVFTLWLNSLDVQPAVVSFFDDLRDGSILLQAYEKVIPGSVNPRHVNKRPAHGGEMSRFKAVENTNYAIELGKQNGFSLVGIQGADITDGQRTLTLGLVWQLMRKDITVTLSSLAQKLGKREITDSEMVRWANDMSRKGGRNSSIRSFKDPSIGSGIFLLDVLNGMKSSYVDYDLVTSGQTDEDAYLNAKLSISIARKLGATIWLVPEDICQVRSRLITTFIGSLMATHERM; encoded by the exons ATGTCCACGGGACCAACTCCTCCCTCTGcaggtggtggtgttgtcGCGCAACGTACTGGCGGTCATGCTTCCAAGGGTAGCGTGGGCGGAAAGATCCAGGTCCAGGGCTCTAATGCCAACATCACTCACACCATTAATGAGGATGAACGCACCGAATTTACCCGTCACATCAATGCCGTGCTggctggcgatgctgataTTGATAGTCGCCTCCCCTTCCCTACCGACACTTTCGAAATGTTCGACGAGTGCAAGGATGGCTTGGTTTTagccaagctcatcaacgacagCGTTCCCGATACAATTGATGAGCGTGTTCTTAACATACCCGGCcggaagatcaagaacctcaatgCTTTCCACATGAGTGAGAACAACAACATTGTCATCGAGTCTGCCAAAGGCATCGGCTGTTCTGTTGTTAacattggtgctggtgataTCATTGAGGTTCGAGAACATCTTATTTTAGGTCTCATCTGGCAGATCATTCGACGAGGATTGCTAGGAAAGATCGATATCAAGCTCCATCCTGAGCTTTATAGACTGCTTGATGAGGACGAGACACTTGAGCAGTTTCTCCGCTTGCCCCCTGAGCAAATTCTCCTCCGATGGTTCAATTACCATCTGAAAGCTGCTAACTGGCCCCGCAC cgtcaagaacttctcctCTGATGTTAAGGATGGTGAAAATTATTCGGTTCTGTTGGCGCAAATTGGTCCCGAGTATGGCGTTACCCGTGCGCCTTTACAAAAGCAGGACCTACATGAGCGAGCTGAGGCAGTTCTacaagaagcagacaagCTGGGATGCCGCAAATTCTTGACACCAAAGTCACTCGTTGCCGGTAATCCCAAGCTTAACCTAGCATTCATCGCCAATTTATTCAATAACCATCCCGCCCTTGACCCCATCACGGAGGAAGAGAAActcgaggttgaagattTCGATGCGGAGGGCGAACGCGAGGCTCGAGTCTTTACACTGTGGCTGAACAGCCTGGATGTCCAACCTGCAGTTGTCTCGTTCTTTGATGACCTTAGGGATGGCAGTATCCTCCTTCAGGCTTACGAGAAGGTCATCCCGGGCTCTGTCAACCCCCGTCACGTCAACAAGAGACCAGCGCATGGAGGTGAGATGTCGAGATTCAAGGCCGTCGAAAACACCAATTACGCGATTGAGCTTGGAAAGCAAAACGGGTTTTCGCTAGTTGGCATCCAAGGCGCTGACATTACTGATGGACAAAGGACCTTGACTCTGGGCCTTGTGTGGCAACTCATGCGCAAGGACATCACCGTCACTCTATCTTCACTGGCTCAGAAGCTTGGTAAGCGAGAAATCACCGACTCTGAGATGGTGCGATGGGCAAACGATATGTCGCGAAAGGGCGGCAGGAATTCTTCCATCCGCTCTTTCAAGGATCCTTCAATCGGATCtggcatcttcctcctggATGTTCTGAATGGAATGAAGAGCAGCTATGTTGATTACGATCTTGTTACATCTGGACAGACTGACGAGGACGCTTACTTGAACGCCAAGTTGAGTATCAGCATTGCTCGAAAGCTCGGTGCGACCATTTGGCTAGTTCCCGAAGATATCTGCCAAGTCCGCAGCcgcctcatcaccaccttcaTTG GTTCTCTTATGGCTACGCACGAAAGGATGTAG
- a CDS encoding fimbrin, which yields MNVLKLQRKFPQFQQNEIFSLSDAFQRLDVDDRGYLDEATAIKATQQSENQPYDVVRQALKEVELDSSRRVELEDYVSLVAKLRDSSPAQKRMSTGPTPPSAGGGVVAQRTGGHASKGSVGGKIQVQGSNANITHTINEDERTEFTRHINAVLAGDADIDSRLPFPTDTFEMFDECKDGLVLAKLINDSVPDTIDERVLNIPGRKIKNLNAFHMSENNNIVIESAKGIGCSVVNIGAGDIIEVREHLILGLIWQIIRRGLLGKIDIKLHPELYRLLDEDETLEQFLRLPPEQILLRWFNYHLKAANWPRTVKNFSSDVKDGENYSVLLAQIGPEYGVTRAPLQKQDLHERAEAVLQEADKLGCRKFLTPKSLVAGNPKLNLAFIANLFNNHPALDPITEEEKLEVEDFDAEGEREARVFTLWLNSLDVQPAVVSFFDDLRDGSILLQAYEKVIPGSVNPRHVNKRPAHGGEMSRFKAVENTNYAIELGKQNGFSLVGIQGADITDGQRTLTLGLVWQLMRKDITVTLSSLAQKLGKREITDSEMVRWANDMSRKGGRNSSIRSFKDPSIGSGIFLLDVLNGMKSSYVDYDLVTSGQTDEDAYLNAKLSISIARKLGATIWLVPEDICQVRSRLITTFIGSLMATHERM from the exons ATGAACGTTTTGAAACTTCAGAG GAAGTTTCCTCAATTCCAACAGAACGAAATCTTCAGCTTGTCCGATGCCTTTCAGCGGCTTGATGTCGACGATAGAGGATACCTTGACGAAGCTACCGCTATCAAGGCAACCCAGCAGAGCGAAAATCAGCCCTACGATGTTGTGCGCCAGGCGTTGAAGGAAGTCGAGCTTGACTCTTCGCGACGcgttgagctcgaggatTATGTTAGC CTCGTTGCCAAACTTCGCGATTCATCGCCCGCTCAGAAACGCATGTCCACGGGACCAACTCCTCCCTCTGcaggtggtggtgttgtcGCGCAACGTACTGGCGGTCATGCTTCCAAGGGTAGCGTGGGCGGAAAGATCCAGGTCCAGGGCTCTAATGCCAACATCACTCACACCATTAATGAGGATGAACGCACCGAATTTACCCGTCACATCAATGCCGTGCTggctggcgatgctgataTTGATAGTCGCCTCCCCTTCCCTACCGACACTTTCGAAATGTTCGACGAGTGCAAGGATGGCTTGGTTTTagccaagctcatcaacgacagCGTTCCCGATACAATTGATGAGCGTGTTCTTAACATACCCGGCcggaagatcaagaacctcaatgCTTTCCACATGAGTGAGAACAACAACATTGTCATCGAGTCTGCCAAAGGCATCGGCTGTTCTGTTGTTAacattggtgctggtgataTCATTGAGGTTCGAGAACATCTTATTTTAGGTCTCATCTGGCAGATCATTCGACGAGGATTGCTAGGAAAGATCGATATCAAGCTCCATCCTGAGCTTTATAGACTGCTTGATGAGGACGAGACACTTGAGCAGTTTCTCCGCTTGCCCCCTGAGCAAATTCTCCTCCGATGGTTCAATTACCATCTGAAAGCTGCTAACTGGCCCCGCAC cgtcaagaacttctcctCTGATGTTAAGGATGGTGAAAATTATTCGGTTCTGTTGGCGCAAATTGGTCCCGAGTATGGCGTTACCCGTGCGCCTTTACAAAAGCAGGACCTACATGAGCGAGCTGAGGCAGTTCTacaagaagcagacaagCTGGGATGCCGCAAATTCTTGACACCAAAGTCACTCGTTGCCGGTAATCCCAAGCTTAACCTAGCATTCATCGCCAATTTATTCAATAACCATCCCGCCCTTGACCCCATCACGGAGGAAGAGAAActcgaggttgaagattTCGATGCGGAGGGCGAACGCGAGGCTCGAGTCTTTACACTGTGGCTGAACAGCCTGGATGTCCAACCTGCAGTTGTCTCGTTCTTTGATGACCTTAGGGATGGCAGTATCCTCCTTCAGGCTTACGAGAAGGTCATCCCGGGCTCTGTCAACCCCCGTCACGTCAACAAGAGACCAGCGCATGGAGGTGAGATGTCGAGATTCAAGGCCGTCGAAAACACCAATTACGCGATTGAGCTTGGAAAGCAAAACGGGTTTTCGCTAGTTGGCATCCAAGGCGCTGACATTACTGATGGACAAAGGACCTTGACTCTGGGCCTTGTGTGGCAACTCATGCGCAAGGACATCACCGTCACTCTATCTTCACTGGCTCAGAAGCTTGGTAAGCGAGAAATCACCGACTCTGAGATGGTGCGATGGGCAAACGATATGTCGCGAAAGGGCGGCAGGAATTCTTCCATCCGCTCTTTCAAGGATCCTTCAATCGGATCtggcatcttcctcctggATGTTCTGAATGGAATGAAGAGCAGCTATGTTGATTACGATCTTGTTACATCTGGACAGACTGACGAGGACGCTTACTTGAACGCCAAGTTGAGTATCAGCATTGCTCGAAAGCTCGGTGCGACCATTTGGCTAGTTCCCGAAGATATCTGCCAAGTCCGCAGCcgcctcatcaccaccttcaTTG GTTCTCTTATGGCTACGCACGAAAGGATGTAG